A window of the Banduia mediterranea genome harbors these coding sequences:
- the mdoH gene encoding glucans biosynthesis glucosyltransferase MdoH has product MSTPPGAESIEPQSASRPSASAASRAAFDAYLGRLPLDESQRRSLRELAGQQGQAAAFEEAHRRLAGSENPESSIALRIRNEHPRAPLVRDLQGRFRLITTPPLSRASMRPEALSRNLFVRFGRSLRSRLLGKRRRLAVGETDAPKPETKLPAWAVTGTIRRLLLLCLVIGQTIYGTYFMTAVLPYHGQDALELTILILYAILFAWVSAGFWTALMGFWALLSGRDKYAISATAEPDAAVADNVRTAILMPICNEDVHRVFAGLRATFESTRRTGQLPRFDFYILSDSSEADVRVAEVEAWMKLCEEVDGFGHIFYRRRQHRIKRKSGNVADWCRRWGSGYKYMVILDADSVMSGDCLYRLAQLMEANPTAGIIQTAPMASGRDTLYARIQQFATRCYGPLFTAGLHFWQLGESHYWGHNAMIRVAPFIRHCALSKLPGSGPLAGEIMSHDFVEAALMRRAGWGVWIAYDLPGSHEEMPPALLDELQRDQRWCQGNLQNFRLFLAQGLHPAHRAVFMTGVMAYLSAPLWFIFLVLSTASLARHELVEPEYFSQPYQLFPTWPEWHPEWALQLFGATMTLLFLPKILAALLLILRGRSKPFGGAFKLIDSLLFEMLFSAILAPIRMLFHARYVSGALLGFGTKWKSPPRDDAATPWSEALRRHGSGTVLGLAWAAFVYWLNPTFLWWLAPIAGSLIIAIPMSVLSSRVTLGRWCRQRKLFLIPEETAPPEELRALATFLKEPDPYEAGFLRAVAEPVANAIACASGRPRTQIPMPVEAQRRERLEQDLKLLPTSLSDTERNFLLGAPDLLSSLHQRIWSDPAIRSEWRRGVIEGS; this is encoded by the coding sequence ATGAGCACCCCTCCCGGAGCCGAGTCGATCGAGCCCCAGTCGGCATCCCGACCGAGCGCGTCCGCCGCCAGCCGCGCGGCGTTCGATGCCTACCTTGGCCGCCTGCCGCTGGATGAGTCACAGCGCCGATCGCTACGCGAGCTCGCCGGGCAACAGGGTCAGGCGGCCGCCTTCGAGGAAGCCCATCGCCGTCTCGCCGGCAGCGAAAACCCGGAAAGCTCGATCGCGCTGCGCATTCGCAACGAGCATCCACGCGCTCCGCTGGTGCGCGACCTGCAGGGGCGTTTCCGCCTGATCACCACCCCGCCGCTGAGCCGCGCCTCGATGCGACCGGAAGCGCTGTCCCGCAATCTGTTTGTGCGCTTCGGCCGCAGCTTGCGCAGCCGCTTGCTCGGCAAACGCCGGCGCCTCGCCGTCGGCGAAACCGACGCACCCAAACCCGAAACCAAGCTGCCGGCCTGGGCCGTGACCGGCACCATCCGTCGCCTGCTATTGCTGTGCCTGGTGATTGGGCAGACGATCTACGGCACCTATTTCATGACGGCGGTGCTGCCGTACCACGGTCAGGACGCGCTGGAACTGACGATCCTGATCCTGTACGCGATCCTGTTCGCCTGGGTGTCCGCTGGCTTCTGGACCGCGCTGATGGGCTTCTGGGCACTGCTTTCGGGTCGTGACAAGTACGCGATTTCGGCGACGGCGGAACCCGATGCCGCGGTCGCCGACAACGTGCGCACCGCGATCCTGATGCCGATCTGCAACGAGGACGTGCATCGCGTCTTCGCCGGACTGCGCGCCACCTTCGAATCGACGCGCCGCACCGGCCAGCTGCCGCGCTTCGATTTCTACATACTCAGCGACAGCTCCGAAGCCGACGTCCGCGTCGCCGAGGTCGAAGCCTGGATGAAGCTGTGCGAGGAGGTGGACGGTTTCGGCCACATCTTCTACCGGCGTCGCCAGCACCGCATCAAGCGCAAGAGCGGCAACGTCGCCGACTGGTGCCGGCGCTGGGGCAGCGGCTACAAGTACATGGTGATCCTCGACGCCGACAGCGTGATGTCCGGCGACTGTCTGTACCGCCTGGCGCAGTTGATGGAGGCCAATCCCACGGCCGGCATCATCCAGACCGCACCGATGGCCTCGGGCCGCGATACGCTGTACGCGCGAATCCAGCAGTTCGCGACACGCTGCTACGGGCCACTGTTCACCGCCGGGCTGCATTTCTGGCAGCTCGGCGAATCGCACTACTGGGGCCACAACGCGATGATCCGTGTGGCGCCGTTCATCCGTCACTGCGCGCTCAGCAAACTGCCCGGCAGCGGTCCGCTGGCCGGCGAAATCATGAGCCACGACTTCGTCGAAGCCGCACTGATGCGGCGTGCCGGCTGGGGCGTGTGGATCGCCTACGATCTGCCGGGCAGTCACGAGGAAATGCCACCGGCGCTGCTCGACGAGCTGCAGCGCGACCAGCGCTGGTGTCAGGGCAATCTGCAGAACTTCCGCCTGTTTCTGGCGCAGGGTCTGCACCCGGCGCACCGTGCGGTGTTCATGACCGGCGTCATGGCCTATCTCTCGGCGCCGCTGTGGTTCATCTTCCTGGTGCTGTCGACCGCCTCGCTGGCGCGCCACGAACTGGTCGAACCCGAATACTTCTCGCAGCCCTACCAGCTGTTCCCGACCTGGCCCGAGTGGCATCCGGAATGGGCGCTGCAATTGTTCGGCGCGACCATGACGCTGCTGTTCCTGCCGAAAATCCTCGCCGCGCTGCTGCTGATCCTGCGCGGTCGCAGCAAACCGTTCGGCGGCGCTTTCAAGCTGATCGACAGCCTGCTGTTCGAAATGCTGTTCTCGGCCATCCTGGCACCGATCCGCATGCTGTTCCATGCCCGCTACGTGAGCGGTGCGCTGCTCGGCTTCGGCACCAAGTGGAAGTCGCCGCCGCGCGACGACGCCGCAACACCCTGGAGCGAGGCGCTGCGGCGCCACGGCAGCGGCACCGTACTGGGTCTGGCGTGGGCCGCGTTCGTCTACTGGCTGAACCCGACGTTCCTGTGGTGGCTGGCGCCGATCGCCGGCAGCCTGATCATCGCGATTCCGATGTCGGTGCTTTCCAGCCGCGTCACGCTCGGTCGCTGGTGTCGCCAGCGCAAGCTGTTCCTGATTCCCGAGGAAACCGCCCCGCCCGAGGAACTGCGCGCGCTGGCGACGTTCCTGAAAGAGCCCGATCCCTACGAGGCCGGCTTTCTGCGCGCGGTCGCCGAACCGGTGGCCAATGCCATCGCCTGCGCATCGGGGCGTCCCCGTACCCAGATTCCGATGCCCGTGGAAGCGCAGCGGCGGGAACGCCTGGAGCAGGACCTCAAACTCCTGCCGACCAGCCTGTCGGACACGGAACGCAACTTCCTGCTGGGCGCGCCGGACCTGCTGTCCTCATTGCATCAACGCATCTGGAGCGACCCGGCGATCCGTTCGGAATGGCGCCGGGGCGTCATCGAAGGTTCATAG
- a CDS encoding glucan biosynthesis protein G: MSSTNFLRALLAMALCLPGIASAFGFEDVVARARKLSTQPYVAPQNNLPGPLREIDYDAYRDIRFKPEKALWRGAKLPFELQFFHPGRQYQQSVTVNVISADGVRRLSYNPDSFDFGKNKFDPGSFGDVGYSGFRVHYPINRPDFKDEVMVFRGASYFRALGKHQRYGLSGRGLAIDTGLISGEEFPAFTEFWVVWPAPTSSSLEIYALLDSPRAAGAYRFVLQPGVNTKVDVEVTLFMRDQVGKLGLAPLTSMYYYGENQTSPFEDFRPEVHDSDGLLVDDGTGEWVWRPLTNPKRLVSTSFGTETLRGFGLMQRDRDFTNYQDLETRYDLRPSAWITPKGDWGKGRVELIMIPTKDETNDNVVAFWVPATQPKPGEAFQYAYRMSFEHDELSGPELARVVQTRRGHGFRREPDDSLRMVVDFVGGPLANLAQAAKIDAPVWINDNGELMEKQLQPNPATGGWRLNLRYRVKDSGKPVEMRAALRDGDKPLSETWSYLLPAQ, from the coding sequence ATGAGTTCAACGAATTTTCTTCGAGCGCTCCTCGCGATGGCGCTGTGCCTGCCCGGCATCGCATCGGCCTTCGGTTTCGAGGATGTGGTGGCGCGCGCCCGGAAGCTGTCCACCCAGCCCTACGTGGCGCCGCAGAACAATCTGCCCGGCCCCTTGCGCGAAATCGACTATGACGCCTACCGCGACATCCGCTTCAAGCCCGAAAAGGCACTGTGGCGCGGCGCCAAGCTCCCGTTCGAACTGCAGTTCTTCCATCCGGGCCGCCAGTACCAGCAGTCGGTCACGGTCAATGTGATCAGCGCCGATGGCGTGCGCCGTCTGTCCTACAATCCAGACTCGTTCGACTTCGGCAAGAACAAGTTCGATCCCGGCAGCTTCGGCGATGTCGGCTATTCCGGCTTCCGCGTGCACTATCCGATCAACAGACCGGACTTCAAGGACGAGGTCATGGTGTTTCGCGGCGCGAGCTACTTTCGCGCGCTCGGCAAGCATCAGCGCTACGGGCTGTCGGGCCGCGGGCTGGCGATCGACACCGGGCTGATTTCGGGCGAGGAATTTCCGGCCTTCACCGAGTTCTGGGTGGTGTGGCCGGCACCGACCTCCAGCTCTCTGGAAATCTACGCGCTGCTCGATTCGCCGCGCGCCGCCGGCGCCTATCGCTTCGTGCTGCAACCCGGCGTCAATACCAAGGTCGACGTCGAAGTCACCCTGTTCATGCGTGACCAGGTCGGCAAGCTCGGGCTCGCGCCGTTGACGAGCATGTACTACTACGGCGAGAACCAGACCTCGCCGTTCGAGGACTTCCGCCCCGAGGTTCACGATTCCGACGGCCTGCTGGTCGACGACGGCACCGGCGAATGGGTATGGCGCCCGCTCACGAATCCCAAGCGCCTCGTCAGCACCTCGTTCGGCACAGAAACCCTCAGAGGTTTCGGTCTGATGCAGCGTGATCGCGACTTCACCAATTACCAGGATCTGGAAACCCGCTACGACCTGCGGCCCAGCGCCTGGATCACGCCCAAGGGCGACTGGGGCAAGGGTCGCGTCGAGCTGATCATGATTCCAACCAAGGACGAGACCAACGATAACGTGGTCGCCTTCTGGGTGCCGGCGACCCAGCCCAAACCCGGTGAAGCCTTCCAATACGCCTACCGGATGTCGTTCGAGCACGACGAGCTGAGCGGTCCCGAGCTGGCGCGCGTGGTGCAGACGCGGCGCGGCCACGGCTTCCGCCGCGAACCGGACGACTCGCTGCGCATGGTCGTGGATTTCGTGGGCGGGCCGCTGGCAAATCTGGCTCAAGCTGCCAAAATCGATGCGCCGGTCTGGATCAATGACAACGGAGAACTCATGGAGAAACAGTTGCAGCCCAACCCGGCGACGGGCGGTTGGCGGCTGAACCTGCGCTACCGCGTCAAGGATTCCGGCAAACCGGTGGAGATGCGCGCGGCGCTGCGTGATGGCGACAAACCGCTCTCCGAAACCTGGAGCTATCTGCTGCCCGCCCAATGA
- a CDS encoding L-dopachrome tautomerase-related protein — protein sequence MSGRSLLGRFLSRLLTFIVILILLLGAAVKWRYGGGNDFPARDTPPQMPASALERVADLPTPPGNISVSASGRIFVSLHPEARPAWKLVELVDGQMKPFPNLAFQTGEGEPDSFDTVLGVRVDAQNRLWVLDNGNHGLHPARLMAFDIDSGELVEKFIFPREIAGYGSHLNDLQVMPDGNTVFISDASLLAQNPALIVYDVANHSARRVLDEHPSVTAEYYTPRVQGRRMELFYLFSVRPGVDAVGLDANGLWLYFAPMSSLHLYRVKTADLMDESLSASQLANRVEIFAPKTMTDGISVDQRGNVYLTDIEHSAIAVLWQDRTLGTLIQSPLLRWPDGLSFGADGALYISCSSLQQVLGRLPVQIDRAAPYQVYRVRLGVPGIPGR from the coding sequence ATGAGCGGGCGGTCCCTGCTCGGTCGGTTCCTGAGCCGGCTGCTGACGTTCATCGTCATCCTCATCCTGCTGCTGGGCGCCGCCGTGAAGTGGCGCTACGGCGGCGGCAACGATTTTCCGGCGCGCGACACGCCGCCGCAGATGCCGGCGTCCGCGCTGGAGCGCGTAGCCGATCTGCCGACCCCACCCGGCAATATCAGTGTGTCCGCGAGCGGACGGATTTTCGTGTCGCTGCACCCGGAAGCCCGCCCCGCATGGAAGCTCGTGGAGCTGGTGGACGGGCAGATGAAACCCTTTCCCAACCTCGCGTTCCAGACCGGCGAAGGCGAGCCGGACAGTTTCGATACGGTACTCGGCGTCCGCGTCGATGCGCAGAATCGGCTGTGGGTCCTCGACAACGGCAATCACGGCCTGCACCCGGCGCGCCTGATGGCCTTCGACATCGACAGCGGCGAACTCGTCGAGAAGTTCATTTTCCCGCGCGAGATCGCTGGCTACGGTTCGCACCTCAACGATCTCCAGGTGATGCCGGACGGCAATACGGTGTTCATCTCCGATGCCAGCCTGCTGGCCCAGAACCCCGCGCTGATCGTCTACGACGTGGCCAACCACAGCGCGCGTCGCGTGCTCGACGAACACCCCTCCGTCACCGCCGAGTACTACACGCCGCGCGTGCAGGGCCGGCGCATGGAACTGTTCTACCTGTTCAGCGTCCGCCCTGGCGTGGATGCGGTCGGCCTCGATGCAAACGGTCTATGGCTGTACTTCGCGCCCATGAGCAGCCTGCATCTGTATCGGGTGAAGACCGCCGATCTTATGGATGAGTCGCTGAGCGCCAGCCAACTCGCCAACCGCGTCGAAATCTTCGCGCCCAAGACCATGACCGACGGCATCAGTGTGGATCAGCGCGGCAACGTCTATCTGACCGACATCGAGCATTCCGCGATCGCCGTGCTGTGGCAGGATCGCACCCTCGGTACGCTGATCCAGAGCCCGCTGCTGCGCTGGCCGGATGGGTTAAGTTTCGGTGCGGATGGTGCCCTCTACATTAGCTGCAGCTCGCTCCAGCAGGTGTTGGGGCGCCTGCCTGTACAGATCGATCGAGCCGCGCCGTATCAGGTCTACCGTGTTCGGCTTGGCGTGCCGGGAATTCCCGGTCGTTGA
- the rnt gene encoding ribonuclease T, with amino-acid sequence MMQRRISDEPMERPRIHVPMSRRFRGFLPVVVDVETGGFNAQTDALLEIAVVILGIDEDGQLVRQETHAAQVRPFPGANIEKASLDVNGIIVDHPLRMAIDERAALDKVCRPIRRAVSEAGCKRAILVGHNAHFDLGFVNAACARNAYKRNPFHPFSVFDTATLGGAALGQTVLRRALEAAGFPYSDSEAHSAIYDAEQTADLYCWIVNRIRPLFEVTLPITADTAAGVIP; translated from the coding sequence ATGATGCAGCGCCGCATTTCAGACGAGCCCATGGAACGCCCACGCATACACGTGCCGATGTCGCGCCGCTTCCGCGGTTTTCTGCCCGTGGTCGTGGATGTGGAAACCGGCGGCTTCAACGCGCAGACCGATGCCCTGCTCGAAATCGCGGTGGTGATTCTCGGCATCGATGAGGACGGACAACTGGTTCGGCAGGAAACGCATGCCGCGCAGGTGCGGCCGTTCCCGGGCGCGAATATCGAAAAGGCGTCGCTGGACGTCAATGGCATCATCGTTGACCATCCGCTGCGCATGGCGATCGACGAGCGTGCGGCGCTCGACAAGGTATGCCGGCCGATCCGCCGTGCAGTGTCGGAAGCCGGCTGCAAACGTGCAATCCTGGTCGGCCACAATGCACACTTCGATCTCGGTTTCGTCAATGCCGCCTGTGCCCGCAACGCTTACAAACGCAATCCGTTCCACCCGTTTTCGGTGTTCGATACGGCGACGCTGGGCGGCGCCGCGCTGGGGCAGACGGTGCTGAGACGAGCGCTTGAGGCCGCCGGTTTTCCGTACAGCGATTCCGAGGCGCATTCGGCGATCTATGACGCGGAACAGACCGCCGACCTGTATTGCTGGATCGTCAACCGCATCAGGCCATTGTTCGAGGTGACGCTGCCGATCACCGCCGACACCGCGGCAGGCGTCATCCCATGA
- a CDS encoding argininosuccinate synthase yields MSSSSYVKKVALAYSGGLDTSVILKWLQDTYGCEVVTFTADIGQKEDLSFVRGKAERLGVKEMFVDDLREDFVRDYVFPMFRANAIYEGEYLLGTSIARPLIAQRLVEIANQTGCDAIAHGATGKGNDQVRFELGAYALRPDIKVIAPWREWDLNSRERLLAYAEQHNIPIEKKKGGGSPYSMDANALHISYEGGGLEDPYWEPEEDMWRWTVSPESAPATAETIEIEYAHGDPVALNGQALSPYAMLATLNELGGKHGIGRLDLVENRYVGMKSRGCYETPGGTIMLRAHRAIESITLDREVAHLKDELIAKYASLIYNGYWWSPERRMLQTMIDASQDKVNGVVRLKLYKGNVIVVGRKSPDSLFDARVATFEDDGGAYNQKDAEGFIKLNALRLRTLAGRG; encoded by the coding sequence ATGAGTTCCAGTTCTTACGTCAAAAAAGTTGCGCTTGCCTATTCCGGCGGCCTCGATACCTCGGTCATCCTGAAGTGGCTGCAGGATACCTACGGCTGCGAGGTCGTGACCTTCACCGCCGACATCGGCCAGAAGGAAGACCTCAGTTTCGTGCGTGGCAAGGCCGAGCGTCTCGGTGTCAAGGAAATGTTCGTGGACGATCTGCGCGAGGACTTCGTGCGCGACTACGTGTTTCCGATGTTTCGCGCCAATGCGATCTATGAGGGCGAATATCTGCTCGGCACCTCGATCGCGCGGCCGCTGATCGCCCAGCGACTGGTCGAGATTGCCAACCAGACCGGCTGCGACGCGATCGCCCACGGCGCCACCGGCAAGGGCAACGATCAGGTTCGCTTCGAACTCGGCGCCTATGCGCTGCGGCCGGACATCAAGGTCATCGCGCCCTGGCGCGAATGGGATCTCAATTCACGCGAGCGCTTGCTGGCCTACGCCGAGCAGCACAACATTCCGATCGAGAAGAAAAAAGGCGGTGGCTCACCGTATTCGATGGACGCCAACGCGCTGCACATTTCCTACGAGGGCGGCGGCCTGGAGGATCCCTACTGGGAGCCTGAAGAGGACATGTGGCGCTGGACGGTGTCGCCGGAATCGGCACCGGCCACCGCCGAGACCATCGAGATCGAATACGCGCATGGCGATCCGGTCGCGCTAAACGGCCAGGCACTTTCACCCTACGCGATGCTGGCGACGCTCAACGAACTCGGCGGTAAGCACGGCATCGGTCGGCTCGATCTGGTCGAGAACCGTTACGTCGGTATGAAGTCGCGTGGCTGCTATGAGACGCCGGGCGGTACGATCATGCTGCGCGCGCATCGCGCGATCGAATCGATCACCCTGGACCGCGAGGTTGCGCACCTCAAGGACGAGCTGATCGCCAAGTACGCCAGCCTGATCTACAACGGTTACTGGTGGAGCCCCGAGCGCCGCATGCTGCAGACAATGATCGACGCTTCGCAGGACAAGGTGAACGGCGTCGTCCGGCTCAAGCTCTACAAGGGCAATGTCATCGTCGTGGGGCGCAAGTCACCGGATTCCCTGTTCGATGCGCGTGTGGCCACCTTCGAGGACGATGGCGGCGCCTATAATCAAAAGGACGCCGAGGGTTTCATCAAGCTCAACGCGCTGCGCCTGCGGACGCTGGCGGGGCGCGGCTGA